The nucleotide sequence GCCCGAGCTCTGCGCCTCCCCGCTCATGCCCCATGGCCCCAGATTTTTACCTCCGCCCGTCCCTTGCTGTCAGTGGGGCCCCAGGGTTCCCCAGGGAGTGACTCAGTTGCTTCTTGGTTCGGGGGCGTGTGTCTGGAGCTGGTGgcctgggtgcaggtggggccccGGGGGAGCCACTCCTCTGGAGGCACCGTGCCCCGCCCCGGCGTCCCGGGCTCCCATTGGCCCCAGCTGCTGGCTCCGCGGCCGCCTTGCCAGTGTGGGCTCGCTGGGCTCCTCCTCGGGGGCCAGGGCCGGCGTGGGCCACGGCGCCCGCTCGCGTTCCTGGAGCTGCTCGGAGGGGGGAGCTGAGGGGCAGAGGCCAAGGCGGCCGGTGAGGCCTGGGGGTGGGCCTGGGTGCGGGGCCCCTGTTTCCTCAGCACCCAGacgtctctgtgtgtgtttggctCACGGTCTCCCCGCCTCCGGTGGACGGGCTCTGTTCACGGTCTCTTGGGTCTGGCTCCTGCGTGTGCGtctctgcttctccgtctccccaGCCTGGCTCGCCGCTCTGTTTCTGCTCCTCCACTGGCCCTGTGCTCCTCTTGCTTCAGAGGTGCTGGCGTTGTTTCCAGGTCGAGTCTGGGACCCCCTGGCCCCCGGCTCTGGCTGGTTCTGGAGGCTCAGTGCCTCTCAGGGTACCGGGCACCGGGCAGAGAGGACAGCTCGATGTTGCCTGGGGCTTGTGACTCGGCGtctggatggagggatggatgacgAACTGGTCTTTTCCAGGGGGTCTGACTTGGAAGCTGGGGCAGCCGGCAGCATTTTCATGCTCTGTTCTTAGAGAACCAGAGAAAGGAGACTGAGGATTTGAAATCCTTCCTCGGGGCCTTGGCCTGGCCTGATCCCCGGAGCCTCTGCTTCCAGTGGTAGGTGGGGGGGAAGCAAGGGCCCGTGTTGTCCCTTAAAACCAGGGGCCGCCCGGGTCACTCAGAAGTGAGTGGGGCAGTGTCTTGAGCAGAATGTCTAAGCAACATTTACCAGCCACTTCTGGACTGGACCGCCGTGGGCCGGGACGGGGACAGGGCGCTGAAATTTCCAGAAGCCGGTCCCCGATAGAGCAGGGCCAGCCTTAGGCAATTCTCAGCCCAGACCTCAGTTTCCCAGGTACCGCCCACCTCTTGCCTGTCCCAGGCCACTGACGGGGCCGCAGGAAATAGAAAGTCCGTGCTGGAGACGCGGGTCCTTTTCTCTTCCCCCAGGGACTTGTCCGCGTCGTGGTGTCTGCCCTCGGTGGGCCCGACTCTCCCTTTGCTGTGGACACTCTGGCCTTTTTGTGGAGGGGGAGCGGGTGTGGCCAGTGCAGGCCGGGTGGCAAGGGTAGCCTCAGGCCTTTCTGAGCCGCTGGCacctggtccccccacccccacctcgggGGCTAGGCAGGTGGTGCAGGGCGGCATCGGCCGTCTCAGGAGATACGTTTGAGCCTGGTCGGGAGGATGCTGCTTCCGAGTGTGCTTGGGATGTGATTCCCAAGAGTgtcccccctctcttttttttttttttttttttaagattttatttatttattcatgagagctgcagagagagaggcagagacccaggctgagggagaagcaggctccctgcagggactccgacgccggactcgatcccaggaccctggggtgacaccctgggccgaaggcagctgctccaCTGCGGAGCCCCTGGGCGCCCTATGAGTGTCTCCCCCTTACACGTGCTCTGAACCCCCAACTCCCCCTCCCCAGTAGCAAAGTGTTGGTGGGAAATGACGTCGGGACTCCCGCAGGCAGTCCCGGGGCTCTTGCCTCGGCCGCACCTGTAGTAAAGGGAGGTGGCTTGGCCTCTGTCCTCTCCGAAGCGTGTCCGGAGGAGCCAGCATGACGCTGCGGCTGTGCTCGGGGAAGGCGTGGAGGCAGTGACCTGCCAGCGTGGCCTTGCTCGGGGTCCACAGGGAGGACGTGGTCACGGGGCGGCCCCGGCCTTGGACGCGGGCCCGATTTCTGGCCCCGCCGGCCGCCTCCGCTGCCGCTCAGCCAGGTTGGCGAGCACGTCGGAGGGGGTGTGGAGGGCAGAGTCCGCCGTCCGGCCCGGGGGTGTCCGAGAGGGTCCCCGGAGGGCCACGCAGAACCCAGGGAGccagtggggatgggggggggcagcggggcgGCAGGGGCGGGGTCCCCGGCGGCGGGCGCCCGCCTTCGTCCTGCTTCAGGGGAGCACGGCAGCCGCAGCCAGCCCTGGGCCGCAGTGTCCCGCGACGTCTCGCCTCGGAGTGGCCCTGCCGTTCGCGGTGGGCGCCGTCCCTCCCTGGGTGTCGTCCTGCCTTCTTCCCTCGCCTCCCGCCCTTCCCACCCCGGGGGGCTGGTCAGCGGCTCTGTATGGGGAGGCCGGGCTCCCggctcaccccccacccccttggctTCCCGAGCGCTGCTGTGCTCGTGGGCTTCCACTTGCGGTCTCCACGGCAGGCAGTGGGAGGTCATGCCGCTCCCGGGGGCCTCGTCCCCTCACGGACGAGGATCCAGGAGCTCGGCCTCCATCCCCCCTCGGCCCCTGCAGCCCGGCTGCAGTTTGGAGGGGCCCCTCGGCGCTCGGGGCGCGCGGCCGGGGGTTGGCCGGGTGTGTGCACGCCCACCACGGCGGCGTGAGGCCAGCACCGCCTCTGCCTCGGCTCAGACCCTGCCCGTGTGGTCAGCTGTGGGTGACCCCAGCGCAGATGCAGGAGCTGCAGCCTGCCACTCGGAGTGTCCGGGGGGCCCCTTcctgccccggcccccaccccagccccgggCTTAGGCTACATTAGCAGAGCTTTCGTGTCTGAGATCAGAGTGAGGAGCAGGAGCTCCCGTGGTTCGGCTGTACTGGGAAGCTAGGCCGCTTCCAGACCCCGTATTTAAGACAAGAGTTCCCCAGGAGATGGACAGGCATAAGGGCAGGTGTCCCACACCCCTGCCCGGAGGTTGTGAAGGGCCCTGGACACACAGAAGTGATGGGAAGGCGTGGCTTGCTCCGAGCGCTCCCAAATGCACCAGGGGCTGCGTGCCCACGGCGAGTGTGGCCGGAGGGCTTGGCTGCGAGGCCACTAGTGCAAGGCCGTCGTGCTGCTTTGGCGTCTCCAGCTCCAGCCTGGCGTATCCAGGATGCCTGGATCCTGGGCTGAGGAGCAGGGCCCGgtggccagaggctgggggtccaggccttgccaggaggagggaggtgaggggctCGGTAGGAAGGGAGCCGGCTTGCAGACTAACGACAgaatttgatcctgggtctgctGCGATGTGTCTGGGAACTCCGGGCAAGCCTGGTCGCTTGTTGGAACccgtttcctgatctgtaaactGTAGAAAAAACTGTGGGACCCCCCTCGGTATCTGAGGGTAAGGTGTGTGCGGCCAGCCGGGCCCTGCACTCAGACCACCCTGGTGTCGGGCCGTACGCCCTCCGGTCCCCTTGTGCCGAGGTGGCCAGGCGGCAGCGAGGCTGGAGGCAGCTGGGTTTGGAGAGGGTCCCACGCCCTGGGGCCGCCCCAGTGCACTGGTGCTCACCGCGTGGTCTCTGTTGGGCAGGGCGGAGAACTACTGGTGGCGCGGCCAGAACACGCGGACGCTGTGTGTGGGGCCCTTCCCTCGCAACGTGGTGACCTCCGTGGCTGGCCTGTCGGCCCAGGACATCAGTCAGCCGCTGCAGAACAGCTTCATCCACACGGGACATGGCGACAGCGACCCCCGCCACTGCTGGGGCTTCCCCGACAAGATTGACGAGTGAGTGCGCCGGGGTGGGCTGTGGCCTGTGGCGCCAGAGTCTGCAGCCCCCAGAAGCCGTCCCTGCAGGCTCAAGGGGGGGGCGGTGTCGGGAGCCCAAGGATGGTTGGTGCCACCCCACCTGTCTCGGAACCACCTTTGGAAGGGCTTCAGCAGGAACGCCTGTGTCACGCTCCCTGGTGTTGGGGCGGTAGTGGCCCTGCTTACCCcgcacggtcctggagacccagcctCCTGGGTCAAGCCCTGGGGGTGCACACAGGCCCAGGGGACACGCCGCTGTGTCCTGGGGAGGGGGGCGTAGACAaagagctccctgtggggagactccAGAGGGAAGGTTTGGCAGCTGCCCTGCTTGCCTGCTCACTCTGCACTtggggggccccgggggggcTCAGTGTCCTTTAAGTGAAAGGAGGAGGTCCCTGGGGGGGCATCCGGAGGACACAGGAAGAGAAGTAGTCCCTTCCCGGGTACCCTGCCCCAGCGAGCCTCCCGGCAGCTCCTGAGCGAGCGCCCGCTTCATGCCTCCTTGCTGGCAGCGGGGGCTCCCGGCAGCCCTTCCTGCTCTGGCTTCTGGGGCACAGGGAGGCAGGCCGTccccctcgccctcgccctcgccccccAACGCGGAGCCTGGGAGAGCAACCGCTGCCTCCTACGTCCCAGGAGCCAGCACGAGCCTGAGGGAAGGGGCGAGCTGTGTAGAGGCCCTCTGGCCCGCTCCTGGCGTGCTGCGGCCAGCCCAGCCCGGTCCTCCAGGCTTTCCTCAGCCCCGGGCCTAAGTGCCAGGGCCTGACAGTCCGCACGGGGGCTGGGAGGGTGACCGGGGAGCAAGCCAGGTGGCCCAGCCCCCCTTCTGCctggtgggggagagaggggcCTCCTGCGCCCCCGACGGCGTGGTGCGGCCCGATGCCTCTGGGCCCGGTGGGTCAGAAGAGCACGTGTGGGCAGGTGACGGCCAGGCGTGGGTTGGGGCGCCGCGGCAGTTGCAGGGGTCGGGGTCAGGAGCTccgtctctgccctccccacagCTCCCGGCCCGTGTAGTCTTCGGGGAGCTGCCGTGAGTTGGGGGTCCTGGGCTCCCGACCCAGGTTCTTGGCGGGGCTTGGCTCAGGTGGTTCTCTGCGTGCACTCAGGGTTCTGGTCTCGGCCTGGCCCCGGGCATCTCCTCCCCCTGGGGCCGCTCCAcgtgcctcccccagccccaccatcTGACCCGGTCGTCCTCCCACAGACTGTATCTGGGAAACCCCATGGATCCTCCTGACCTGCTGAGCGTGGAACTGAGCACCCCCCGGCCCACCCAGCATCTAGGAAGGCTGAAAAGTAAGAGCCCGGCCTCCCTCCCGGCGCCCCCTTGTGCGTCCCCCGGCCCACCCAGCATCTAGGAAGGCTGAAAAGTAAGAGTCCGGCCTCCCTCCCGGCGCCCCCTTGTGCGTCCGCTGCCCAGTAGCAGGCTGCCCTGGCTCCGGGACAGTGGGGTCAGGGCTGCAGGGGGACAGCTGTGCCCTGGCTCCGGCTGGCTGTGGGTGCAAGACGAGAGGCCGCTGCATCCGCTGAGGTGGGCATCCCCGGCTGGCCGTGTTGGCCTGCCCGCCGCAGcgtccccctctctcctccccacgcACTCAGATCCTGCCTTTCCTCACTCCCCCTAAGCCTGCTGTCCTCTCCCGAGCCAAAACCACCCCGCAGGCTTCACGCTGGCCAGGAGCCTCATCCACCTCCCGGATCCTGTGCCTGTCGTTCTGGAACGCGGGCTCCCCCCATCCTGCCGCCCCACTGCTTCCCATTGCTGTTGGGTTTGTACTGTTGGCTCGGCCCCTGTTCAccaccctctctctgtctctctccacgCTGCcctcctgtctgtctgtcttctctCCCCTGTCTCGCCCGCTCTGTCCCTTCTGCTCTCCGCATGGCCTTTCTTGCAGGGGAGCCTCCACCTCGCCCACCTCAGCCTGCCATCTTCGCTCAGAGTAAGTGGGGCCGGTCTCGAAGCcttggcccctgcccctgcccctgccccctctctcctctcattcCTCCTCTCCTGGAAGGTACAGCGCCCTGGTGGGCTggcggggtggcgggggggcggggggcatgcCGTGTGTGCTGTGAGCTTTGGCTGCTGACCTGGCCCAGCatgcctgcctctcccccgaCCCCCCAAAGCCCAGGCTTCTGGAGCAAGTGTGTGGTCCCGGCGCCCGCCTCTCCACCGTCACGCGGCCTGGTCCCGCTCCCTCTGGGACCCGCAGATGCCGTGTCGGGGCTTCACGGTGCTTGGTCAGGAGCTCTGTGCTCTCCGAGGACAGCTCCTGTTGCCCTTGATGGTGGGGGATTGTCCGTGGCCCCCGCCTGCACTAATGGTGTGCGTAATGGGGTGGGGATATGGGGTTACCAGCCGGGGCCCAGGAGTCTGGGGCGTTCGGGGCCTTGTGTGTCGGGGTATCATATGGCTGTGAGGTACCGCTTGCTCTAGCTGAGATGGAGGCAGGGGTCCATGAGCCCATGTGGAGAACTGAGTGTCCGGAGCAGGTTCTGTCCTCCTGTTGGAACAGGGTTGGTGTGCGTGGAGGAATTTGGCAGCCGAGGGGCTAATCTCTGGGGGCGTtgggagtggggggcgggggagggtacTTGTCTCTCTTCCCTGTCCCCCTGCCTGACACTGCCTTCCCGGTggggtctccctccctctcctagAGCCAACCTATGACCCTGTGAGTGAGGACCAGGACCCCCTGTCCAGCGACTTCAAGAGGCTGGGCCTCCGGAAACCAGCCCTGACCCGTGGGCTGTGGCTCGCGAAGCCCTCCGCTCGGGTGCCCGGCACCAAGGCGGGTCGTGGCGGTGGGGGCGAGGTCACGCTCATTGACTTTGGCGAGGAGCCCGTCGTCCCCACCCCCCGGCCCTGCGCGCCCTCACTGGCGCAGCTGGCCATGGATGCCTGTTCCTTACTGGACAAGACCCCGCCGCAGAGCCCCACGCgggccctgccccggcccctgcaccCCACGCCCGTGGTGGACTGGGACGCCCGCCCGCTGCCCCCGCCTCCTGCCTACGACGATGTGGCCCAGGACGAGGATGACTTCGAGGTCTGCTCCATCAACAGCACCCTGGTGGGTGCAGGGGTCCGCACTGGGCCCAGCCAGGGCGAAACCAATTACGCCTTTGTGCCTGAGCAGGCACAGCTGCTCCCTCCCCTGGAGGACAATCTGTTCCTCCCACCCCAGGGTGGGAGCAAGCCGCCCAACTCGGCCCAGACCGCAGAGATCTTCCAGGCGCTGCAGCAGGAGTGCATGCGGCAGCTGCAGGTCCCGGCTGGCTCCCTGAGCCCTCCTCCTGGCCCGGCCCCAGCGGGTGAGGACaagccccaggtgcccccccgcGTGCCCATTCCCCCGAGGCCCACCCGCCCACGGGGCGAGCTGTCTCCAGCCCCCTCAGGCGAGGAGGAGATAGGGCGGTGGCCTGgacccgcctcccctccccgggtGCCTCCCCGGGAGCCCCTGTCCCCTCAAGGCTCACGGACCCCTAGCCCCCTGGTTCCACCCGGCGGCTCCCCGCTGCCACCTCGGCTCTCCAGCTCACCTGGGAAGACCATGCCCACCACCCAGAGCTTCGCCTCCGACCCCAAGTACGCCACACCCCAAGTGATCCAGGCACCCGGCCCGCGGGCTGGTCCCTGCATCCTGCCCATTGTCCGCGATGGCAAGAAGGTCAGCAGCACCCACTACTACCTGCTGCCCGAGCGCCCACCCTACCTGGAACGCTATCAGCGCTTCCTGCGTGAGGCTCAGAGCCCTGAAGAGCCGGCCCCCCTGCCCGTGCCCCTGCTGCTGCCCCCGCCCAGCACCCCGGCTCCTGCTGCCCCCACTGCCACCGTTCGACCGATGCCCCAGGCCGCCCCCGATCCCAAGGCCAACTTCTCCACCAACAACAGTAATCCAGGGCCCCGGCCACCAGCCCTGCGGGCCGCTGCTCGGCTGCCACagaggggctgccctggggacgGGCCGGAGGCTGGACGGCCGGCAGACAAGGTCCAGATGGTGAGCACCAGGCCCGGCTGctgggcggaggggcggggcctgagggcCCCAGAGGAATGGGCCCAGGCGGTGCTGACgggtaggtgggtgggtgtgCCCAGCTGCAGGCCATGGTGCATGGGGTGACCACAGAGGAGTGCCAGGCGGCCCTGCAGAGCCACAGCTGGAGCGTGCAGAGGGCTGCACAGTATCTGAAGgtacccccacctcccgcccactcTGGCTTTCAGGGACCCTGAAGACTGGCTCTGCCGCTCTCACCTCCCCTGACCCCTCCCTGCCATCCTGCCTCTggctctcctctgcccccaccctggctGGTGCCCTTCAGCCCCAGCGTGTCCCATGGCACCACCCTCTGCTCCTCAGGTGGAGCAGCTCTTTGGGTTGGGTCTGCGGCCGCGAAGCGAGTGCCACAAAGTGCTGGAGATGTGCGACTGGAACTTGGAGCAGGCTGGCTGCCACCTGCTGGGCTCCTGCGGCCCTGCCCACCACAAGTGAGTGAGCGCCCCCCCACTCGGCCCCGGGGTCCCCCAGCTTGGGGGGGGATGGCGGCCCATGCTGCGGGGCAGGCAGTTCCGGGTGAAAGAAGTTTCTTCTAAGCCCGCTTAGATGTTTCAGCACCTGGTCCGGATGAACTTGGGGGTCCGAGGAGCCCCTGCCCCGTGGGGGCTTCCTCAGGCTTTACGGTGCCCGCCGCCCTCTGGCCGTCTCAGCAGCAAcactgctgtcttttttttttttttttttttttgaagctagAACACATCCCAGGGTggtaaattccaaaattattgcTGACTCTTCAGCTAGATTCGCCTGGTACTAGGAGGCCCGCTCGTGCCCACCCGCACTAGCCGTTCTGTACCCTTGACAGAGGGGCTTTCTGGTTGTTTCCCCTCCTGTAGGCGCTGAGGTGTCTGGAGAGCCAGAGGGTCTGTCCTGAAGGAATCACTTGAGTCTGTCCATCTGACAAGGGTGGGGAGGTCCCCCCCCAGCCCGGAGGACCTGCTGCCACTTGCTGCTCCTAGTGGCGGAGCAAGGCCAAGGCAGCAGGAGACTGGGAGCCCCGCCTTGCCGTCCCCCCTCACCCAGTGCTGTCCCTGCAACTTTGGATCAGCTCTTGGTGCCCCTGGCCAAGGGGTAGGAAGGAGCCCTGTGaaggcgggcctgggggcggccTCCGCGGGCCCTGCAGGCGAGCTGCCCCTGCGCCAGCCCCTggtgggggcctggggcgggAGAGTGTCCCCAGGCTCTGCCGCCGCCGGGGAAGCCAGGCTTGACCCATGCCGGGAGGATGTGCTGGCCCCACAGAAGGGGGCCAGCACCCAGCAGGCCCTCAGGGCAGCGCCCTTCTCCAGGGATCTCCTGGTGGGCATTGGGATGTCGGAGAGAATGTGACTTGTGGCCACACCATGGATACGTTATGGGACTTGGCAGGTCTTAGGATCTTGTGCCTGGAAATAGCCCTAGGTGGCTGAGGAAGCAGAGCAAGGGTGCCAGATTGTTCTTTGGCAGGGACCAGGGCCCAAGGCCCCAGGGTTGGAAGGAGACCAAGGGGGCAGCTGCCCTGGAGGGACACCAGCGCTTCCTCTTTGACCCAGCTCCTCCCCTGTGCTGTTCCGTGTTTTCCTGCCAGCGTCTGCCACCAAAGTTGCTGCCCCGGCTATGGATCCCTGCTTCTTCCAGAGAAATAAAGCTAGTTTCTATTTTATGTTACTTCCTtgtccctgcctgtgtctttgcctctcggGCAACAGCCTGAGGTCCCCGAGGTCccccggcggggggtggggggggtggggggacagcatCAGTCAGCAGCAGGCCTCGGGGCGCCCCCTGTGGACAGAGGGGGGAAGTGCGGCCTGGGTGACCCTCAGGGTGCTCTCCCCTTCGGggttcacccccagccccccgagTTCTTGCTCCGAGCTCCAGAGGGCAGGACGCGCTGCCGGAGCGGGTGGAGCAGCTCACTTAGCTGGAGCTAAGGCAACGTCCGAACAAGGAGAGCTTCAGTGCgtgtcttagttttgttttgctgaGTATTTCGTATGGGTCAGAGTTCAGAGGGGGTTGGGGCCGCAGTGaagccacctcccctccccagggaCCGCCTGCACCATCGGTGTCTTGGGTTTTTCGCTTAGACTGCTCGGCAGAGTTCATAGTCGCACTGAACGAGCGTCCCGTTCTCGTTTGGGGCCGCGTGGACGTACCTCGTCACCCCGTGGACCGAGGGCGTTGAGTCTTGCCCAGTCCTTTGCTGCAGCAGATGGCAGGCGGCTGTCTTCCCCGCCGAAGCCAGCCGGGAGGACGGGTGACGGGTTCCCGGGAGCGGAGCCCCGAGTCGCAGCGCGTGCAGCAACCACGGGGCTCGCTGGGCCCCTCCGTGGAGCACGGTCTCGGGCAGCCGCAGCGACCCGGGCCTCCCACGGCTCACGGAGCCTCTGGGGTTCGCCCGCGAGACAGGTCTCCCTGGCTTGaagttgcatttctctaatgagtGAATAAACCTAAAAAATGACACGGGCcgtttacatttccttttctgcGAGCTGCCTGGTAATACCCTTGGCCCGTTTAAAAGGCaaattattgggatccctgggtggcgcagcggtttggtgcctgcctttggcccagggcgcgatcctggagacccgggatcgaatcccacatcaggctcccggtgcatggagcctgcttctcccactgcctgtgtctctgcctctctctctctctctctgtgactatcattaaaaaaaaaaaaaaaaaaaaggcaaattattaGTCTGTCACTGGTTCTTGGGAAACGACCGGAGCAAAGGAATTAGCCCTTGGAGCTTCACCACGTCTGAGCAGGACGGTGTCTGGAGAGCCAGAGGGTCTGCCCTGGAGGGGGCTGCCCTCCTCCTCAGATCCTGAGAGACGAAGCTGACGGTTTAGGTTTGCTAAAAGCAACACCAAGGCCATTTAGGACGGAGCTGGGCGcggtctgtgtgtctctgctccAGGCCGGCCCGCCGGGGCCCTCGGGCCTGGGAGATCTGGAGCCTTCAGATCCAGGCCTGTTCTGTGCACCCTGTGTGCCAAGTCAAGAGCTCAATTCTAGTTAAAAtattactgggcagccccgggggcccagcggtttagggccgccttcggcccagggtgtgaccctggagtcctgggatgagtcccacgtcgggctccctgcatggagcctgcttctccctctgcctgggtctctgcctctcatgaataaattaaaaaaaaaaaaaatactattattaaaaataaatatttttaaagtttttacttattAGAAGAGCGTGTGTGTGCTTGAGAACacgagtggggtggggggggcagggggtgcagaggaagaagcagactccctgctcagccctgattcagggctccatcccaggaaccccaggtgGGGAGCTGAGCCCAAGTCGGAGGCCcggctgactgagccacccaggcgcctctagaAAGTATAATCACAACATATCaccagggacgtctgggtggctcgggttggacgtctgcctttggcccagggtgtgaccctgggctcctgggatcgagtcctgcatcgggctccctgcatggagcctgctcctccctctgcctgggtctctgcctctctctctctttccctccctatgtctctcatgaataaataaataaagctaatttGGGGCTTTGCGGTTAGACCTGGATTCTGTTCTCAGCTGTATGGGTCTTGGAAAAGTTACTTAGCCTTTCTGAGCCTATAAACTGGGAGGCTAGTCATCCCTGCTTTTTAGGGCggttgtgtggattaaatgagcTTGTGTAGGCCAAGTATCCTGCTTGGTACACAGCCCATGACAAGTGCCCAATAAAGCGTAATCATTGTACATTTTTTCACGTCCCTGCTGTTTGTATCAATCAGCTTGCATTACTCACCGACCACAGCTCTGTGCACACTTgccttctctttccatttccccttaatttcactttttttttttttttgaaataatgtcttctttggcaacaaagtcattcctttttataggtCATGGACATGTtcaagtccatttttttttcaagtccattttttaaaaatgtttgttggtAAACGGTGGCAGAGCTAGTACATCTCAGAAGGAGCTTTTGCAAGAGTGACCGCAAAGGAGCAGGGGCTCCTCAGAGTATCAGGAAACCCAGTGTAGTTTTGCCAGATACTCAGTTCCCTAAGTCCGAGGGCTTCCTGCTATTTGTTTCACTCTAACCAGCCTGCCAGCATCTCCGGGGTTTATTGAAAAGATCTTAAGGGAGGATTTTGAAAAAGCTGGTCCGGGCTTGTTTGCCAACAAGGCCAATCAATAAATCAaggattcagggatccctgggtggctcagcggttgagcacctgccttcggcccggggcctggtcctggggtccggggtcccacgtcaggctccctgcatggagcctgcttctccctctgcctgtgtctctgcgtctctcatgaataaataaataaaatctttaaaaatcaatcaaggaTTCACTGGGGACCTCAGTCAAGTCCTGAAGAGGGAACACAAGCTGAAGGGACAGTCTGCCCAGAGGACTGACAGCAGAACGTGGGGCCAAGTACTCTAAGATCCTTATGTGCCAGGAGCCTTGGGGGCAAAGGAGGTGGCTTCCTGGAGTAGGTGACATTGTGCCGACTGGTTGGGGACGAAGAGGCGTGTGTCAGGAAGGTGAGGGGCATCAAACACTGCAGGTGGAGGGAACAGACTTGGTGGAAGGCCTGAAGTTCGCTAAGGCTGGAAGCCATCCTTTTGCTGTGTTTTGGGGCCGAGTGCGATCCTGATCCCGGCGAGTGGGGCAGGCCTGTGTCATGAAGTGGCAGGTGTGACATCCTGAGTCCTTTTGAGTGTGTGGACAAAGGGAGGCCGCGGAGGGTGGGCAGGGGACTGACACGGCCCGTGTGTGTTTTTAGAGCGAGCGAGAGCCCTGCGTGACCGTGGCAAGCGGCTCCACTTTAGCCTCGAGTGAGGAGCGATGGAGTAAGTGTGTCTCGCTGCACGCTGGGAACCGAAAGGTGTTCTTAATTAGAAGCAAATTAATCTTTATGGAAATTTGACCTTGGGGGATGGAGGGATCACCAACCCCTAGAACCCCTGGCTAGAGCTGGGATTCCCAAAGGCCAGTGCTGGTCTGGGGACAAGTTTTCATGGGTCTGAGTTGAAATGACAAGAATAAGAATAATACAGAGgagtttttcttaaaatgtaatcAGGTCCGAGGACTGCCTTTATTCGGAGATTTTGTCTTCCTACCTTTTTGGTATTGAAACAGCTATTCCTGAGTGGTGATGGCCGTGGTGGCGGCGGGTGGTCGATTTGTCCCCATGCCCTCATGCAGCCGTGCAAGGCAGTTACTGTTAGGGTCCCTGAAATCTAGGGTCCTTGGGGCCGAGGGCGCCTGTGTCCGCAGCACCGCCTGTCGGCCAA is from Canis lupus baileyi chromosome 35, mCanLup2.hap1, whole genome shotgun sequence and encodes:
- the TNK2 gene encoding activated CDC42 kinase 1 isoform X4, which produces MPAARRFPGLELSFPLLARLRRRLYTRLGSSSMQPEEGTGWLLELLSEVQLQQYFLRLRDDLNVTRLSHFEYVKNEDLEKIGMGRPGQRRLWEAVKRRKAMCKRKSWMSKVFSGKRLEAEFPPHHSQSTFRKTSPTPGGPAGEGPLQSLTCLIGERDLHLFEKLGDGSFGVVRRGEWDAPSGKTMSVAVKCLKPDVLSQPEAMDDFIREVNAMHSLDHRNLIRLYGVVLTPPMKMVTELAPLGSLLDRLRKHQGHFLLGTLSRYAVQVAEGMGYLESKRFIHRDLAARNLLLATRDLVKIGDFGLMRALPQNDDHYVMQEHRKVPFAWCAPESLKTRTFSHASDTWMFGVTLWEMFTYGQEPWIGLNGSQILHKIDKEGERLPRPEDCPQDVYNVMVQCWAHKPEDRPTFVALRDFLLEAQPTDMRALQDFEEPDKLHIQMNDVITVIEGRAENYWWRGQNTRTLCVGPFPRNVVTSVAGLSAQDISQPLQNSFIHTGHGDSDPRHCWGFPDKIDELYLGNPMDPPDLLSVELSTPRPTQHLGRLKREPPPRPPQPAIFAQKPTYDPVSEDQDPLSSDFKRLGLRKPALTRGLWLAKPSARVPGTKAGRGGGGEVTLIDFGEEPVVPTPRPCAPSLAQLAMDACSLLDKTPPQSPTRALPRPLHPTPVVDWDARPLPPPPAYDDVAQDEDDFEVCSINSTLVGAGVRTGPSQGETNYAFVPEQAQLLPPLEDNLFLPPQGGSKPPNSAQTAEIFQALQQECMRQLQVPAGSLSPPPGPAPAGEDKPQVPPRVPIPPRPTRPRGELSPAPSGEEEIGRWPGPASPPRVPPREPLSPQGSRTPSPLVPPGGSPLPPRLSSSPGKTMPTTQSFASDPKYATPQVIQAPGPRAGPCILPIVRDGKKVSSTHYYLLPERPPYLERYQRFLREAQSPEEPAPLPVPLLLPPPSTPAPAAPTATVRPMPQAAPDPKANFSTNNSNPGPRPPALRAAARLPQRGCPGDGPEAGRPADKVQMLQAMVHGVTTEECQAALQSHSWSVQRAAQYLKVEQLFGLGLRPRSECHKVLEMCDWNLEQAGCHLLGSCGPAHHK
- the TNK2 gene encoding activated CDC42 kinase 1 isoform X9, with product MPAARRFPGLELSFPLLARLRRRLYTRLGSSSMQPEEGTGWLLELLSEVQLQQYFLRLRDDLNVTRLSHFEYVKNEDLEKIGMGRPGQRRLWEAVKRRKAMCKRKSWMSKVFSGKRLEAEFPPHHSQSTFRKTSPTPGGPAGEGPLQSLTCLIGERDLHLFEKLGDGSFGVVRRGEWDAPSGKTMSVAVKCLKPDVLSQPEAMDDFIREVNAMHSLDHRNLIRLYGVVLTPPMKMVTELAPLGSLLDRLRKHQGHFLLGTLSRYAVQVAEGMGYLESKRFIHRDLAARNLLLATRDLVKIGDFGLMRALPQNDDHYVMQEHRKVPFAWCAPESLKTRTFSHASDTWMFGVTLWEMFTYGQEPWIGLNGSQILHKIDKEGERLPRPEDCPQDVYNVMVQCWAHKPEDRPTFVALRDFLLEAQPTDMRALQDFEEPDKLHIQMNDVITVIEGRAENYWWRGQNTRTLCVGPFPRNVVTSVAGLSAQDISQPLQNSFIHTGHGDSDPRHCWGFPDKIDELYLGNPMDPPDLLSVELSTPRPTQHLGRLKREPPPRPPQPAIFAQKPTYDPVSEDQDPLSSDFKRLGLRKPALTRGLWLAKPSARVPGTKAGRGGGGEVTLIDFGEEPVVPTPRPCAPSLAQLAMDACSLLDKTPPQSPTRALPRPLHPTPVVDWDARPLPPPPAYDDVAQDEDDFEVCSINSTLVGAGVRTGPSQGETNYAFVPEQAQLLPPLEDNLFLPPQGGSKPPNSAQTAEIFQALQQECMRQLQVPAGSLSPPPGPAPAGEDKPQVPPRVPIPPRPTRPRGELSPAPSGEEEIGRWPGPASPPRVPPREPLSPQGSRTPSPLVPPGGSPLPPRLSSSPGKTMPTTQSFASDPKYATPQVIQAPGPRAGPCILPIVRDGKKVSSTHYYLLPERPPYLERYQRFLREAQSPEEPAPLPVPLLLPPPSTPAPAAPTATVRPMPQAAPDPKANFSTNNSNPGPRPPALRAAARLPQRGCPGDGPEAGRPADKVQMVEQLFGLGLRPRSECHKVLEMCDWNLEQAGCHLLGSCGPAHHK